Proteins encoded together in one Streptomyces sp. NBC_01216 window:
- the chpH gene encoding chaplin ChpH: MIKKVVAAAAATGGLVLAGAGMAVADSGAQGAAIGSPGVLSGNVVQVPVHVPVNVCGNTVSVIGLLNPAFGNTCVNA, encoded by the coding sequence ATGATCAAGAAGGTCGTCGCTGCTGCGGCTGCCACGGGCGGTCTCGTTCTCGCGGGTGCGGGCATGGCCGTTGCCGACTCGGGTGCCCAGGGTGCCGCCATCGGTTCCCCCGGCGTGCTCTCGGGCAACGTCGTCCAGGTGCCGGTCCACGTCCCGGTGAACGTGTGCGGCAACACGGTCTCCGTGATCGGCCTGCTGAACCCCGCCTTCGGCAACACCTGCGTCAACGCCTGA
- a CDS encoding chaplin yields MRQVTRKGLITVAAAGGVIALGGGYAHADAGASGTASNSPGVASGNSVQVPVHAPVNVCGNTVNAVGLLNPAFGNSCANVSKPGGGSRAHGRTSHSPGVASGNTVQVPIDAPVNLCGNSVTGVGGLNPAMGNDCANGAGPSHPEHPEHPDCPEHPGTPETPGNPGTPENPGTPETPGNPGTPENPGTPETPGNPGTPENPGSPETPGNPGGPGSPSGPNTPGVQVVTPPNGADELARTGSDALGMAVPAGAGLLLAGSVLYRRARRSA; encoded by the coding sequence ATGCGACAGGTCACGCGCAAGGGTCTGATCACCGTTGCGGCAGCCGGCGGCGTCATCGCCCTCGGCGGGGGTTACGCGCACGCCGACGCGGGTGCGAGCGGCACGGCCTCGAACTCTCCGGGCGTCGCGTCCGGAAATTCCGTCCAGGTTCCGGTGCACGCGCCGGTGAACGTCTGCGGGAACACCGTCAACGCCGTCGGGCTGCTCAACCCGGCGTTCGGCAACTCGTGCGCCAACGTCTCCAAGCCCGGCGGCGGGTCCCGCGCCCACGGGCGCACCAGTCACTCTCCGGGCGTCGCGTCCGGCAACACCGTCCAGGTGCCCATCGACGCCCCCGTGAATCTGTGTGGCAACAGCGTCACGGGCGTGGGCGGCCTCAACCCGGCCATGGGCAACGACTGCGCCAACGGCGCCGGGCCCTCGCACCCGGAGCACCCCGAGCACCCGGACTGCCCGGAGCACCCGGGTACTCCTGAGACCCCGGGCAACCCGGGTACTCCTGAGAACCCGGGTACTCCTGAGACCCCGGGCAACCCGGGTACTCCTGAGAACCCGGGTACTCCTGAGACCCCGGGCAACCCGGGTACTCCTGAGAACCCCGGTAGCCCCGAGACCCCGGGCAACCCCGGCGGGCCGGGGTCGCCGTCCGGGCCGAACACGCCCGGGGTCCAGGTGGTCACCCCGCCGAACGGTGCCGACGAGCTGGCTCGGACCGGCTCCGACGCGCTCGGGATGGCCGTCCCGGCCGGCGCGGGCCTGCTGCTCGCCGGCTCCGTGCTCTACCGCCGCGCGCGCCGATCGGCCTAG
- a CDS encoding DUF5703 family protein produces the protein MPEYEFVDLYVPRGVSRKEATRLLTDHAEYQHWELDRLTLHRDGSRRVRLRRRIIRQVRATW, from the coding sequence ATGCCGGAATACGAATTCGTCGACCTGTACGTGCCTCGGGGCGTCTCCCGCAAGGAGGCGACGCGGCTTCTCACCGACCATGCCGAGTACCAGCACTGGGAGTTGGACCGCCTGACCCTGCACCGGGACGGCAGTCGCAGGGTGCGGCTGCGCCGGCGCATCATCCGGCAGGTTCGCGCCACCTGGTGA
- a CDS encoding ATP-dependent RecD-like DNA helicase: MTEPSRETTPEAEHDEAVVEPAAERSAPQDATPAAGAGATAQTDTDTSAATATPAAGDAAAGVSEAQAELAAQRELRARIEQRKAEKEGPIAAGTGLSGEAADLLAAVRAVESGTRDGAAFLETPEPAPRRAAPVPPPAPQVRPSAEPPTHHAPETVAAVRGVLARGGAPETLAERVAATLGEGAAQILGEDPWQLLRVPGVRPEHADAFARALLGPSCAPDDPRRGVALVGLLLERAALKGHTALEIGEVSAGLAGLSVPDPDEAVRQAVAEAAVLVFHDEETPAAPPGDAVAEDPDEEDPQEAAPGAGLPVLLGLDRYALAEESLADGLARLVKTVTPEVWEGPELVRTAGGHGLVLHTGGEAARAEPVALAQAAGERGLRVTLAVHGENGRRRLGADAVTVASLLSGEAGPGRDEEGALALDLLIVLDAPRLDVESAAMIVESLPDGCRLVLGGDPAVLESAGAGRVFADLLAARVCPRVVSRTPDPGPLGELVSGIGIGELHPVEAPGKEVVIVPVGDAGEAVHRTVQLVADSIPRAIGVPADGTRVITVGHGGSAGTRALNTALKERLNPGPGRFGGYDPGDAVAYAPAPGGTVTGTVVSADAEGLHLECEGTKVLVPKERVAGTLRHGWALTAHQAAAMRWPAAVVVLPGDAAGGLSRAWVYTAFGRAERHLSVVHGVDQALPRAVAEGLAPDRTTRLRPLLESLLAAAED, from the coding sequence GTGACCGAGCCTTCCCGCGAGACCACTCCCGAGGCCGAGCACGACGAGGCCGTCGTGGAGCCGGCCGCGGAGCGCTCGGCGCCACAGGACGCCACACCCGCCGCCGGGGCCGGAGCGACGGCACAGACGGACACGGACACGAGCGCGGCCACGGCGACTCCGGCCGCGGGTGACGCCGCGGCCGGAGTCTCCGAGGCGCAGGCGGAGCTGGCCGCCCAGCGCGAGCTGCGGGCCCGGATCGAGCAGCGCAAGGCGGAGAAGGAAGGCCCCATCGCGGCGGGCACGGGGCTGAGCGGTGAGGCGGCCGATCTGCTGGCGGCGGTACGCGCCGTGGAGAGCGGTACCCGGGACGGCGCCGCCTTCCTCGAGACGCCGGAACCTGCGCCCCGGCGGGCGGCCCCCGTCCCCCCGCCCGCACCCCAGGTACGGCCCTCGGCCGAGCCCCCGACGCACCACGCTCCCGAGACGGTGGCCGCGGTACGCGGGGTCCTCGCCCGGGGCGGGGCCCCCGAGACACTGGCGGAGCGGGTCGCGGCGACGCTCGGCGAGGGAGCCGCCCAGATCCTCGGCGAGGACCCCTGGCAACTGCTCCGCGTCCCGGGCGTACGGCCCGAGCACGCGGACGCCTTCGCCCGCGCGCTGCTCGGCCCGTCATGCGCCCCGGACGATCCGCGCCGCGGCGTCGCGCTGGTCGGCCTGCTCCTCGAACGGGCCGCGCTGAAGGGGCACACCGCCCTGGAGATCGGCGAGGTCAGCGCCGGGCTGGCCGGGCTCTCGGTGCCGGACCCGGACGAGGCGGTCCGGCAGGCGGTCGCCGAGGCCGCGGTGCTCGTCTTCCATGACGAGGAGACCCCGGCGGCGCCCCCCGGGGACGCCGTCGCGGAGGACCCCGACGAGGAAGACCCTCAGGAGGCGGCACCAGGCGCCGGGCTTCCCGTCCTGCTCGGCCTGGACCGCTACGCCCTCGCCGAGGAGAGCCTGGCGGACGGTCTCGCCCGACTGGTCAAGACGGTCACCCCCGAGGTCTGGGAGGGCCCGGAGCTGGTCCGGACCGCCGGAGGACACGGCCTGGTGCTGCACACCGGCGGCGAGGCGGCCCGCGCCGAGCCGGTCGCGCTCGCCCAGGCCGCGGGCGAGCGCGGCCTGCGGGTCACGCTCGCGGTGCACGGCGAGAACGGCAGACGCCGGCTCGGCGCCGACGCGGTGACCGTCGCCTCGCTGCTGTCCGGCGAGGCCGGACCTGGCCGGGACGAGGAAGGCGCCCTCGCCCTGGACCTGCTGATCGTCCTGGACGCCCCGCGACTGGACGTCGAGAGCGCCGCCATGATCGTGGAGTCGCTGCCGGACGGCTGCCGGCTGGTGCTCGGCGGCGACCCCGCCGTGCTGGAGTCCGCCGGCGCGGGCCGGGTGTTCGCCGATCTGCTGGCGGCGCGGGTGTGCCCGCGGGTCGTCTCCCGCACGCCCGACCCCGGGCCACTGGGCGAGCTGGTCTCCGGCATCGGCATCGGGGAACTCCACCCGGTGGAGGCACCCGGCAAGGAGGTTGTGATCGTCCCGGTCGGGGACGCGGGCGAGGCGGTCCACCGCACCGTCCAGCTCGTCGCCGACTCGATCCCGCGGGCCATCGGCGTACCGGCCGACGGGACCCGCGTGATCACCGTGGGCCACGGCGGCTCAGCCGGCACCCGCGCGCTCAACACGGCGCTGAAGGAGCGCCTCAACCCCGGCCCCGGCCGCTTCGGCGGCTACGACCCCGGCGACGCCGTCGCCTACGCGCCGGCGCCCGGCGGGACGGTCACGGGTACGGTCGTCTCGGCCGACGCCGAGGGTCTTCACCTGGAGTGCGAGGGGACGAAGGTCCTGGTGCCGAAGGAGCGGGTGGCGGGGACACTGCGCCACGGCTGGGCCCTGACCGCGCACCAGGCCGCCGCGATGCGCTGGCCGGCCGCGGTGGTGGTGTTGCCGGGCGACGCGGCCGGCGGTCTGAGCCGGGCGTGGGTGTACACCGCCTTCGGCCGCGCCGAGCGTCACCTGTCCGTCGTCCACGGCGTGGACCAGGCGCTGCCGCGGGCCGTGGCGGAAGGGCTCGCGCCGGACCGTACGACCCGGCTGAGGCCGCTCCTGGAGTCCCTGCTGGCGGCAGCGGAGGACTGA
- a CDS encoding aldo/keto reductase: MEQRYLGRTGLRVSRLGLGTLTWGRDADEHDAADQLKAFWEAGGTLVDTADVYGGGEAEYLLGRLMERLVPRRDLVVSTKAGSVPDPDRRTDGSRGHLLDALDASLARLGTDHVDLWHLHAFDPHTPLEESLQALDIAVSSGRARYVGVSNFCGWQLAKAGTWQLGAAGGTRTRLAATQMEYSLLQRGVEREVLPAALDLGIGLLPSSPLGRGVLTGKYRHGTPTDSRGGSETLAPFVEPYLDEAATRVVDAVTTAADGLATTPLQVALAWVRDRPGVTAPIVGARDAHQLTAALSVESLSLPDEICRALDDVSAPVHRYPDQDWSTL, encoded by the coding sequence ATGGAGCAGAGGTATCTCGGACGGACCGGCCTGCGCGTGTCCCGGCTCGGACTCGGCACCCTCACCTGGGGACGGGACGCCGACGAGCACGACGCGGCCGACCAGTTGAAGGCGTTCTGGGAGGCCGGCGGCACCCTCGTCGACACGGCGGACGTGTATGGAGGCGGTGAGGCCGAATACCTGCTCGGGCGGCTGATGGAGCGCCTGGTGCCCCGGCGGGATCTCGTCGTCTCGACGAAGGCCGGCAGTGTGCCCGACCCCGACCGGCGGACGGACGGCTCCCGCGGGCACCTGCTCGACGCGCTCGACGCCTCGCTGGCGCGGCTGGGCACCGACCACGTCGACCTGTGGCACCTCCACGCCTTCGACCCCCACACGCCGCTGGAGGAGTCGCTGCAGGCGCTCGACATCGCGGTGAGCAGCGGCCGGGCCCGCTACGTCGGAGTGTCGAACTTCTGCGGGTGGCAGCTGGCGAAGGCGGGGACCTGGCAGCTCGGTGCGGCGGGCGGGACGCGGACCCGTCTCGCGGCGACGCAGATGGAGTACTCGCTGCTCCAGCGGGGAGTGGAGCGCGAGGTGCTGCCGGCCGCGCTGGATCTGGGAATAGGTCTGCTGCCGTCCTCGCCGCTGGGGCGCGGGGTGCTGACGGGCAAGTACCGGCACGGTACGCCGACGGACTCGCGGGGCGGATCGGAGACGCTGGCGCCGTTCGTGGAGCCGTATCTGGACGAGGCGGCGACCCGGGTCGTGGACGCGGTCACGACGGCGGCGGACGGCCTGGCGACGACGCCCCTCCAGGTGGCGCTGGCCTGGGTGCGCGACCGGCCCGGAGTGACCGCGCCGATCGTCGGCGCGCGCGACGCGCACCAGCTCACGGCCGCGCTGTCAGTGGAGAGCCTTAGTCTTCCTGACGAGATCTGTCGGGCCCTCGACGACGTGTCGGCGCCCGTGCACCGCTATCCGGACCAGGACTGGAGCACCTTGTGA
- a CDS encoding LLM class F420-dependent oxidoreductase, whose translation MRLGINLGYWGAGMDGDNLAVAQEADRLGYDVCWAAEAYGSDAPTVLSWVAAKTERIDVGSAIMQIPARQPAMTAMTAATLDSLSGGRFRLGLGVSGPQVSEGWYGVRFDKPLARTREYVEIVRKAMTRERLTYEGAHWTLPLPDGPGKPIKLTVHPEREHIPLYIAAIGPRNLEQTGEIADGALLIFPSAEHLEDTAIRHLRAGREKAGLTMDGFDVHPTLPLALGDDIDALADVFRPYTALYVGGMGSRKQNFYNQLARRMGYEKEAGEIQDKYLAGDKTGAAAAVPRQLIDQTTLLGSVERIADRMRAYAEAGVTTLTLAPAGFTLEERIAALRAGTEALERAGLA comes from the coding sequence ATGCGGCTCGGCATCAACCTCGGCTACTGGGGCGCCGGTATGGACGGCGACAACCTCGCCGTCGCCCAGGAGGCGGACCGCCTCGGCTACGACGTGTGCTGGGCCGCCGAGGCATACGGCTCCGACGCGCCCACCGTGCTCTCCTGGGTGGCCGCCAAGACCGAGCGGATCGACGTCGGTTCCGCGATCATGCAGATCCCGGCGCGCCAGCCGGCCATGACGGCCATGACCGCGGCCACCCTGGACTCGCTCTCCGGCGGCCGTTTCCGCCTCGGTCTCGGCGTGTCCGGACCGCAGGTCTCGGAAGGCTGGTACGGCGTCAGGTTCGACAAGCCGCTCGCCCGCACCCGGGAGTACGTCGAGATCGTCCGCAAGGCCATGACCCGGGAACGGCTCACCTACGAGGGCGCCCACTGGACGCTCCCGCTGCCGGACGGGCCGGGCAAGCCCATCAAGCTCACCGTCCATCCGGAGCGCGAGCACATTCCCCTCTACATCGCCGCGATCGGCCCCAGGAACCTGGAGCAGACCGGCGAGATCGCCGACGGCGCCCTGTTGATCTTCCCCTCCGCCGAACACCTGGAGGACACCGCGATCCGCCACCTGCGCGCGGGCCGCGAGAAGGCCGGTCTGACGATGGACGGCTTCGACGTCCACCCGACGCTGCCCCTGGCGCTCGGGGACGACATCGACGCCCTCGCGGACGTGTTCCGTCCCTACACCGCCCTGTACGTCGGCGGCATGGGCAGCCGCAAGCAGAACTTCTACAACCAGCTCGCCCGGCGCATGGGGTACGAGAAGGAGGCCGGCGAGATCCAGGACAAGTACCTGGCCGGCGACAAGACAGGAGCCGCCGCCGCCGTACCGCGGCAGCTCATCGACCAGACGACCCTGCTCGGGTCCGTCGAGCGGATCGCCGACCGTATGCGGGCCTACGCCGAGGCCGGCGTCACCACCCTCACACTCGCCCCGGCCGGGTTCACGCTGGAGGAGCGGATCGCCGCCCTGCGCGCCGGTACGGAGGCGCTGGAGCGGGCGGGACTGGCCTGA